From Bacillota bacterium:
GCCGAGCCGATTTTGGCCGAACCGGCGACGATGGTCCCGGCCGATGCTTGCCTGGGCGTGCCCGGTCTGCCCCAGAGCGCCACCGGGCAGACCGCCCTCTTCTCGGGAGTCAACGCCCCGGCCCTCCTCGGCCGCCACCTCAACGCCTATCCCAACGAAGCCCTCAGCCAGGTCCTCAAGGAGAAGGGGCTCCTGCGGCGGGCCGTCGATCGCGGCCTTCGGGCCACCTTCATCAACGCCTTCACCCGCTTCTACACCGACCTCGTCGAGTCGGGCGGCCGGCAGCCATCGGCCTCGACGGTCACCGCCCTCGGGGCGGGGTTGCCCCTGCGGACGGTCGACGACCTCCTCGCCGGCCGCGCCGTCTATCACGACATCACCAACGAGTGGCTGATCGCCCGGGGCTTCGAGGTGCCGGTCATCGACCCGGAGACGGCCGGGCGGCGGGCCGCGGCCATCGCCCGCGACCACGAGGTCTCGATGTTTGAGCACTTCCTGACCGACTTCGCCGGGCATGCCCAGGACATGGACCAGGCGGTGATGGTCCTCGAGCGGATCGATCACTTCCTGGGGGCCTTCCTGGCCGACTTTCCCCTCAATGACTCCCTGGCCGTCATGGCCAGCGACCATGGGAACATCGAGGATCTCAGCGTCAAGACCCACACCCGGAACCCCGTCCCGGTGATTGCCATGGGCGCCGGCCGCGAGGCGTTGACCGCCTGTGTGGCGGCCATTACCGACGTCGCCCCGGCGATGATGAGCCTGCTGGACTCCGGCCTGGCCGGCGCCGGCGGGGGACACACGGACGGGCGAGAGGAGCAGACTCCAGCCAGATGATGGACGAACGGATCCTCCGGGCCCTCGAATTCGACAAAATCCGCGAACACCTGGTCGATGAGGCCTCGTGTTCGCTCGGCCGCGACATCGCCGCCGCCCTAGCCCCGTCGGGCGACGTGGGCGTGGTCCGGCGTTGGCAGAGTGAGACCACCGAGGCCCGGGATGTCCTGGCCCGGCTCAGCTCGGTGCCCCTGGGCGGGCTGCACGACATCCGGCCGCACCTCGGTCAGGCTGAGCGGGGAGCCCTCCTCACCCCGCCGGAGTTCCTCGAGATCGCCGACACTATCCACGCCTCCCGCCGCCTGAAACGCTTCTTCGCCGACGACCGGCTGAAGGCGCCCGTCCTAGCCGAGATGGCCGCCGGACTCGGGGTCTTCGACGCCCTCGAGGCCGAGATCAAGCGGGTCATCACTGATCAGGGCGAGGTGGCCGACAACGCCAGTCCGGAACTGGCCCGGATCAGACGGGCCAGGCGGACCCTTCAGGGGCGCATCCGGGACAAGCTCGACTCGATCATCCGCTCCGCCGAGCACGCCAAGTATCTTCAGGACCCGATTATCACCATCCGCGGCGACCGCTACGTCGTCCCGGTCAAGCAGGAGTTTCGCGGGCAGTTCAGCGGGGTCATCCACGACCAGTCGTCGAGCGGGGCGACCCTCTTCATCGAACCGATGGCCGTGGTCGAGTTGAACAACGACCTTCGCCAGGAGGAACTCCGGGAGCGGGACGAGGTCCAGCGAATCCTCCGCTTGCTCACGGCGAGGCTGGCCGGGGAGGCCGAGCCGTTGCGGGCGAGCCTCGAGCTCATGGCCCGCCTCGATTTCGCCTTCGCCAAGGGCAAGCTGAGCCTGGAGATGAGGGCGACCGAGCCATTCCTCAACGCCACCGGGCGGCTGGAGATCCACGGCGGCCGGCACCCACTCCTGCTGCGCCGCCTGGTCTCGGACGGGGCCGGGGGCTCCGGCGAAGGTGGCGCCCCGCGCGAGGTCGTCCCCATCGACGTCCCGCTGGGCAAGGACTTCGATACGCTGGTCATCACCGGGCCCAACACCGGCGGCAAGACGGTGACCCTGAAGACCATCGGTCTTTTGACCCTGATGGCCCAGGCCGGGTTGCACGTCCCGGCCGCCGACGGCACCGAGCTCTCGGTGTTCGCCAAGGTCTTCTGCGACATCGGCGACGAGCAGAGCATCGAGCAGAGCCTGTCGACCTTCTCCTCGCACATGCGGAACATCGTCGCTCTCCTACGGCAGGCCGACGACGAGTCGCTGGTCCTATTGGACGAGCTGGGGGCCGGCACGGATCCCACTGAGGGGGCCGCCCTCGGCATGGCCATCCTCGAGCACCTCCACGCCAAGGGGGCCAAGACGGCGGCCACGACCCACTACAGCGAGTTGAAGGCCTTCGCCTACTCCCGGCCGCGGGTGGCCAACGCCTCGGCCGAGTTCGATGTCGAGACGCTGAGGCCGACCTATCGGCTCATCGTCGGGTTGCCCGGCCGGTCCAACGCCTTCGAGATCGCCAAACGGCTGGGCCTCGACGAGCCGGTCATCGACCGGGCGAGGAGCTTCATCTCCCAGGACGAGATGAAGGTCGAGGACCTCATCGTCAACATGCAGGCCGACAAGGTCATCCTGGAACGCGAGCGCCGCGACGCCCAGATCCTCAGGGAACGGGCCGAGCAGAAGGTCCGCGAGGTCGAAAAGCGCGAGGGCGACCTGCGCCAGAGGGAGCGGGACATCCTCGACCGGGCCCGGCAGGAGGCCTCGTCGGTGGTCTCCAGGGTCAAGCGCGAGGCCGATGAAGCCCTCAAGGGGCTGCGGTCGGCGGCCGCCGCCGGCGACGAGAAGGCCCGCGGGCGGGCCATCGAGGAGGCCCGGAAGCGGCTACGCGAGCTCCAGACCGAGGTCCGTGAGAAGACGGCCGGCCCGGCCGAGCCGGTCCCCGAGGGCAAGGGCCCGGGGGACCTCAGGACGGGCGAGATGGTCTTCTCCTTCAGTCTGCGCCAGCGGGCCCGGGTGTTGGCCGAGCCGGGCGCCGACGGCAAGGTCCGGATCCAGGTCGGGGTCATCCGGACGACCGTCCCCCTGAGCGACCTGGTCAGAGTGGAGGACGAAGACCGCGCCGCCGAGCGGACCAACATCAACCAGATGGCCTCGGATAAGGCCCAGGCCATCTCAAACGAACTGGACCTCCGCGGCCTGACCGTTGAGGAGGCCATCGAGGCCGTCGACAAGTACCTCGACGACGTCTCCCTGGCCGGCCTGAAGAAGGTCTTCGTCATCCACGGCAAGGGGACGGGAGCGCTACGCCAGGCCGTTGGTTCGCACCTGCGGTCTCACCCGGCCGTCAAGGCCGCCCGCCTCGGTGACCAGCACGAGGGCGGGGAAGGGGTGACCGTGGCCGAGCTGGGGTAGGAGCCGACCTTGAGCGGCGCCAGGAGACCGGGTTGACATAACCCTAGAAACGACACAGGATGACGGACCCCGGCGGAACGCCCGCCGGGGTCCTTCTTTGCCCGAGCTATGAGCCCAATTGTGTCGAGCCATGTCGATATGGGTCAAACGGAAGGCGTAAAGTGGAGGGAGTTTCCAGGCGAACTCATTGATGGGTGAAGATTCAGATTAATGGCTCTCCGACTGGAAAAGGGGGATGCGTGATGCGGTCCCGCCGCCGGATCCTTGCGGCCCTCGTGGTGGTGGCCATGCTGATGACCTCCGGCCCAGCCTTCGCGGCTCGACCGGGAGGCGGAATCACGCCGCAGGCGACCACGGGCGTAAGCGTCAGCCCAAACCCGTATGACCCGACGGCCGGGCAGGCCCTGGTCGTCTCGTGGTCCTACGACACCATTGACCACCAGACCACGATCAGCGTGTCCGGACCGGTCAACGACAGCTTTCCAGCCTACGGTCATGTTGGAACCAATAGCTATATCATCGGACTCCCACAATGGCCTGATGGCTACTACACGATAACCGTGGCCCCGGCCGACCAATGGAGCGGCTACTCGGGCTCAAC
This genomic window contains:
- a CDS encoding metalloenzyme → MAQEGLMEAAGRPAAPPVPAAPPPAPRRVFLFFIDGFGIGPDDPAKNPVLAADLPTLEKLLGGRRPVLSGLAGLAEPILAEPATMVPADACLGVPGLPQSATGQTALFSGVNAPALLGRHLNAYPNEALSQVLKEKGLLRRAVDRGLRATFINAFTRFYTDLVESGGRQPSASTVTALGAGLPLRTVDDLLAGRAVYHDITNEWLIARGFEVPVIDPETAGRRAAAIARDHEVSMFEHFLTDFAGHAQDMDQAVMVLERIDHFLGAFLADFPLNDSLAVMASDHGNIEDLSVKTHTRNPVPVIAMGAGREALTACVAAITDVAPAMMSLLDSGLAGAGGGHTDGREEQTPAR
- a CDS encoding endonuclease MutS2: MMDERILRALEFDKIREHLVDEASCSLGRDIAAALAPSGDVGVVRRWQSETTEARDVLARLSSVPLGGLHDIRPHLGQAERGALLTPPEFLEIADTIHASRRLKRFFADDRLKAPVLAEMAAGLGVFDALEAEIKRVITDQGEVADNASPELARIRRARRTLQGRIRDKLDSIIRSAEHAKYLQDPIITIRGDRYVVPVKQEFRGQFSGVIHDQSSSGATLFIEPMAVVELNNDLRQEELRERDEVQRILRLLTARLAGEAEPLRASLELMARLDFAFAKGKLSLEMRATEPFLNATGRLEIHGGRHPLLLRRLVSDGAGGSGEGGAPREVVPIDVPLGKDFDTLVITGPNTGGKTVTLKTIGLLTLMAQAGLHVPAADGTELSVFAKVFCDIGDEQSIEQSLSTFSSHMRNIVALLRQADDESLVLLDELGAGTDPTEGAALGMAILEHLHAKGAKTAATTHYSELKAFAYSRPRVANASAEFDVETLRPTYRLIVGLPGRSNAFEIAKRLGLDEPVIDRARSFISQDEMKVEDLIVNMQADKVILERERRDAQILRERAEQKVREVEKREGDLRQRERDILDRARQEASSVVSRVKREADEALKGLRSAAAAGDEKARGRAIEEARKRLRELQTEVREKTAGPAEPVPEGKGPGDLRTGEMVFSFSLRQRARVLAEPGADGKVRIQVGVIRTTVPLSDLVRVEDEDRAAERTNINQMASDKAQAISNELDLRGLTVEEAIEAVDKYLDDVSLAGLKKVFVIHGKGTGALRQAVGSHLRSHPAVKAARLGDQHEGGEGVTVAELG